The following proteins come from a genomic window of Alosa alosa isolate M-15738 ecotype Scorff River chromosome 2, AALO_Geno_1.1, whole genome shotgun sequence:
- the arl3l1 gene encoding ADP ribosylation factor like GTPase 3, like 1, which translates to MGENQKGLFSVIEKLKGTTELEFRIVLLGLDNAGKTTLLKQLASEDVNTITPTQGFNIKSVTSHGMKLNVWDIGGQRKIRTFWKKYLENTDLLIYVIDSADKKRFEETGVELAELIEEENLKGVPILIFANKQDLATASPASEIAEGLNLHTYRDREWQIQACSAVSAEGVQDGMNWISNNIANKKK; encoded by the exons ATGGGAGAGAATCAGAAG GGTTTGTTCTCAGTCATTGAGAAACTGAAGGGAACCACAGAGTTGGAATTCCGGATAGTTCTCCTGGGCCTGGATAACGCTGGCAAAACAACCTTACTGAAACAACTGGCTTCAGAAGATGTCAACACCATCACACCTACTCAG GGCTTCAACATTAAAAGTGTCACATCCCATGGCATGAAGCTCAATGTTTGGGACATTGGAGGACAACGAAAGATCCGCACTTTCTGGAAAAAGTACTTGGAAAACACAGACCTGCTG ATTTACGTCATTGACAGCGCAGACAAGAAGAGGTTTGAAGAGACAGGGGTG GAGCTCGCTGAGTTGATCGAGGAGGAGAACCTGAAGGGTGTGCCCATACTCATTTTTGCCAACAAGCAGGACCTGGCCACGGCCTCACCCGCCAGCGAGATAGCAGAGGGACTCAACCTGCACACGTACCGCGACCGCGAGTGGCAGATCCAGGCCTGCTCTGCAGTGTCTGCAGAGGGTGTACAG GATGGCATGAACTGGATCAGCAACAACATCGCGAATAAGAAGAAGTGA